Proteins encoded within one genomic window of Thermoanaerobaculia bacterium:
- a CDS encoding ABC transporter permease: MTGFGNDLRYAFRSLARRPGLAAAAIATLALGVGANLAVFSVVDALLMRRLPVREPSSLALLTWSARAWPKIVQDLEGSSRKDERTGATWTTSFPYPVFEAFQSQSRAFSRTFAIMANDPSVNIQIAGRGSSAVTRFVSGSFFDVLGVPPSIGRTLLPSDDRTGAPPVAVISHRFWESLLGGDRGAVGRPILINGRSVLLVGVLPGAFFGLEPGSAPDLWMPLRSFPAVLPDWMGQGLDPYRDPGTWWIEIGGLLRPGVRSPVALQESRAIFDRFLPPRSAGDEPGRPVLALRPLARGEDWTRHRLATPLLILFGLSILVLAVACTNVAGLLLARATSRTREIAIRRSLGANTGRLVRQLLTESIVLGIGASAAAVIVAQTLTAAVLSVMARSRHPLLLASPMNGRVLLFGLAAAAATGVLAGLLPAWRVSHAELTPSLKEAMPIGGARRAGTRGAGALVAAQVALGLVLVTAAGLFARTLANLRRVDLGFRPDHLVLFSVRPGLNGYAGERLAGFYDELRRRLEAIPGVASATLALHGTVGGGESTTTISTPGDPRETDVHVNLVGAGYFDTLRIPVVAGRPLDERDRSPQAPSAVVNREFARIVFPGEDPLGKSIRLGPARPPVTVVGIAGNVRYNRLRDAAPPTFYMTYRERPVAPDEMLFHVRSVGEPGATMAAIRETVASLDPNLPVVDLQTQDDAIDGALSVERVFAILTGSFAALALLLAAIGLYAALAFSVARRTREIGVRIALGATASRIRTSVMRDALAQTLAGLAVGAAGAVASTRVLRSQLFGLGVLDPVVLASSAAILLATAAVAAWLPARRASSVDPMTALRAE; this comes from the coding sequence ATGACCGGATTCGGAAACGACCTTCGGTATGCCTTCCGGTCGCTCGCGCGGCGACCCGGACTCGCCGCGGCCGCGATCGCGACTCTCGCGCTCGGCGTCGGCGCGAACCTCGCGGTCTTCTCGGTCGTCGACGCGCTCCTGATGCGCCGTTTGCCGGTCCGCGAGCCTTCTTCCCTCGCTCTGCTCACGTGGTCCGCGCGCGCCTGGCCCAAAATCGTGCAGGACCTCGAGGGGAGCTCGCGGAAGGACGAGCGGACCGGGGCGACGTGGACCACTTCCTTCCCGTATCCCGTCTTCGAAGCATTCCAGTCGCAGAGCCGCGCGTTCTCGCGGACCTTTGCGATCATGGCGAACGACCCTTCCGTGAACATCCAGATCGCCGGCCGCGGTTCCTCCGCGGTGACACGGTTCGTGTCCGGGTCGTTCTTCGACGTCCTCGGCGTTCCTCCCTCGATCGGACGCACGCTCCTCCCCTCCGACGACCGGACCGGAGCCCCGCCCGTGGCCGTGATCTCGCACCGCTTTTGGGAGAGCCTCCTCGGAGGTGATCGCGGGGCCGTCGGAAGGCCGATCCTGATCAACGGCCGGAGCGTTCTGCTCGTCGGCGTCCTTCCCGGCGCGTTCTTCGGGCTCGAGCCGGGGTCGGCGCCGGATCTCTGGATGCCGCTCCGATCGTTCCCCGCCGTGCTTCCGGACTGGATGGGACAGGGCCTCGATCCGTACCGCGACCCGGGCACGTGGTGGATCGAGATCGGCGGCCTCCTCCGGCCCGGCGTGCGTTCCCCCGTCGCGCTCCAGGAATCGCGCGCGATCTTCGACCGATTCCTTCCCCCCCGCTCGGCCGGCGACGAGCCGGGCCGGCCGGTCCTCGCGCTGCGTCCTCTCGCCCGGGGAGAAGACTGGACGCGGCATCGGCTCGCGACGCCTCTGCTCATCCTCTTCGGCCTTTCGATCCTCGTTCTCGCGGTGGCGTGCACGAACGTGGCCGGCCTGCTCCTCGCCCGGGCGACCTCCCGCACCCGCGAGATCGCCATCCGGCGGAGTCTCGGCGCGAACACCGGCCGCCTGGTCCGCCAACTCCTCACCGAAAGCATCGTCCTCGGCATCGGGGCCAGCGCCGCCGCCGTCATCGTCGCCCAGACGCTGACGGCCGCGGTGCTCTCCGTCATGGCGCGGAGCCGGCATCCGCTTCTCCTCGCATCCCCGATGAACGGGCGCGTGCTCCTCTTCGGTCTCGCCGCCGCGGCGGCCACCGGGGTCCTCGCCGGTCTCCTTCCGGCGTGGCGCGTGTCGCACGCGGAGCTCACCCCGTCGTTGAAAGAAGCGATGCCGATCGGCGGCGCACGACGCGCCGGGACCCGCGGCGCGGGAGCGCTCGTCGCGGCCCAGGTCGCCCTCGGACTCGTGCTCGTCACGGCCGCGGGCCTGTTCGCGCGGACGCTCGCGAACTTGCGCCGGGTGGATCTCGGGTTCCGCCCGGACCACCTCGTTCTTTTTTCGGTCCGTCCCGGATTGAACGGCTATGCCGGGGAGCGGCTCGCCGGCTTCTACGACGAACTTCGACGACGGCTCGAGGCGATCCCGGGCGTCGCCTCCGCGACCCTCGCTCTCCACGGAACCGTCGGCGGAGGAGAATCGACGACGACGATCTCGACGCCGGGCGACCCCCGCGAGACGGACGTGCACGTCAATCTGGTCGGCGCGGGCTACTTCGACACCCTCCGCATCCCGGTCGTTGCCGGCCGTCCCCTCGACGAGCGCGATCGGTCGCCGCAGGCGCCCTCGGCGGTCGTCAACCGCGAGTTCGCCCGAATCGTCTTCCCCGGCGAGGATCCGCTCGGCAAATCGATCCGGCTCGGGCCCGCCCGGCCCCCGGTCACCGTCGTCGGGATCGCGGGAAACGTCCGCTACAACCGGCTCCGCGACGCCGCTCCGCCGACCTTCTACATGACCTATCGGGAGAGACCCGTCGCCCCCGACGAGATGCTTTTCCATGTTCGGAGCGTCGGCGAGCCCGGCGCGACCATGGCCGCGATCCGGGAAACCGTCGCCTCGCTCGACCCGAACCTGCCGGTCGTCGACCTGCAGACGCAGGACGACGCGATCGACGGCGCGCTCTCGGTCGAACGGGTCTTCGCGATCCTGACGGGCTCGTTCGCGGCGCTCGCGCTCCTTTTGGCCGCGATCGGCCTCTACGCGGCGCTCGCGTTCTCGGTCGCCCGCCGGACCCGCGAAATCGGCGTGCGCATCGCGCTCGGGGCGACGGCCTCGCGCATCCGGACGTCCGTGATGCGCGACGCGCTCGCGCAAACGCTCGCCGGACTCGCCGTCGGCGCGGCCGGCGCGGTCGCCTCGACGCGCGTCCTGCGCAGCCAGCTCTTCGGGCTCGGCGTCCTCGACCCCGTCGTGCTCGCCTCCTCCGCCGCCATCCTGCTCGCGACCGCGGCCGTCGCCGCCTGGCTTCCGGCGCGGCGCGCGTCTTCCGTCGACCCGATGACCGCCCTGCGGGCCGAATAG
- a CDS encoding ABC transporter permease — MSGLLQDVRFALRGFRKSPGFTAVAIATLAIGIGANTAIFSVVDGVLLRPLRFPHSEAIASLAELDPAGNRDNVGWATYADWRRQTKSFEDIAVASYWSPTLLGGASAVPLEGLRVSQGFFRMIGVRPALGRDFLPEEDRPGRNHVAIIGHGLFVRGFGGDPSVVGRTISLGGTTYTLVGVLPEGFESVFAISRRGETEIWAPLGYDATLAWACRTCHHLRAFGRLKPGVTMARASADLSAIQAALARAFPTEYDSTRVAVEPLAKTIFGPVRTPLLILLGAVALVLLLACANVASLLVARMAERRREIAVRISLGAGRARLVRQLLTESLLLSLTGGALGLVLSGAAARALLLAAPIDLPRTSGVGIDVRVLLACAAVSIATGIAFGLAPALAANRIDPAAAIADVSGGTAGPGRRRFLGSLVVLDVALAVVLLCGAGLLIRSLARLFDVDPGFEPKNLVSMKVHLSGPRFREDAAIVAFYRRALDRVRALPGVRSAAVVSQLPLGNDFDAYGVHAEDRPNANPENDPSADRFSVSPEYLAAMGIPLRKGRGLTAADRAGANPVVVVNETLARRFWGTADALGRRVKVGGTDGPWRTIVGIVGDVRHRGLDVPPSPQIYLPEEQFRADNDMTLVIRAERAPAAVAAAASRAVRELDRDQVVDGVATMEQTRAASAGQRRFAAVLLNVFAGIALLLSAIGIYGVASKSVLQRSREFGIRIALGATRGNILGLVAGGSAGRIAAGVALGLAGSLAATRLLAGQLYGVGPRDPGTFGVVAVLAAGLALASSLVPARRATRLDPAAALRES, encoded by the coding sequence ATGAGCGGTCTGCTCCAGGACGTCCGATTCGCGCTGCGCGGCTTCCGAAAGTCGCCGGGCTTCACGGCGGTCGCGATCGCGACGCTCGCGATCGGGATCGGTGCGAACACCGCGATCTTCTCCGTCGTGGACGGGGTGCTCCTGCGTCCGCTCCGGTTCCCGCACTCGGAGGCGATCGCCTCGCTCGCCGAGCTCGACCCGGCCGGGAACCGCGACAACGTCGGCTGGGCCACCTACGCCGACTGGAGGCGGCAGACGAAGAGCTTCGAGGACATCGCCGTCGCGTCCTACTGGAGCCCGACGCTCCTCGGAGGCGCTTCGGCCGTGCCGCTCGAGGGGCTGCGCGTGAGCCAGGGATTCTTCCGGATGATCGGGGTCCGTCCCGCCCTCGGGCGGGACTTCCTCCCCGAAGAGGACCGCCCGGGACGCAATCACGTCGCGATCATCGGGCACGGGCTGTTCGTCCGCGGGTTCGGCGGCGATCCGTCGGTCGTCGGCCGGACGATCTCGCTCGGCGGGACGACCTACACGCTCGTCGGCGTCCTTCCCGAGGGATTCGAATCCGTCTTCGCGATCAGCCGGCGCGGCGAAACGGAGATCTGGGCCCCCCTCGGCTACGACGCCACGCTCGCCTGGGCCTGCCGCACCTGCCATCACCTGCGGGCATTCGGGCGTCTGAAGCCGGGAGTCACCATGGCGCGGGCATCGGCCGATCTCTCGGCCATCCAGGCGGCGCTCGCCCGGGCGTTTCCGACCGAGTACGACTCGACCCGGGTCGCCGTCGAGCCGCTCGCGAAGACGATCTTCGGACCGGTGCGCACGCCTCTTCTGATCCTGCTCGGCGCCGTCGCGCTCGTTCTCCTCCTCGCCTGTGCGAACGTCGCGAGCCTCCTCGTCGCGCGGATGGCGGAGCGCCGGAGGGAGATCGCCGTTCGCATTTCTCTCGGCGCCGGACGCGCGCGGCTCGTCCGCCAGCTCCTGACCGAAAGCCTGCTCCTCTCGCTGACGGGAGGCGCGCTGGGTCTGGTCCTTTCCGGCGCCGCCGCGCGCGCCCTGCTCCTCGCGGCCCCGATCGACCTTCCGCGGACCTCCGGCGTGGGAATCGACGTCCGCGTTCTCCTCGCCTGCGCGGCCGTCTCGATCGCCACGGGGATCGCGTTCGGCCTCGCCCCCGCGCTCGCGGCGAACCGGATCGACCCCGCCGCGGCGATCGCCGACGTTTCGGGAGGAACGGCGGGACCCGGGCGTCGCCGCTTCCTCGGCAGTCTCGTCGTCCTCGACGTCGCCCTCGCGGTCGTCCTGCTCTGCGGCGCCGGCCTTCTCATCCGGAGCCTCGCGCGCCTCTTCGACGTCGACCCCGGTTTCGAGCCGAAGAACCTCGTCTCGATGAAGGTCCATCTCTCCGGACCGCGGTTCCGGGAGGACGCCGCGATCGTCGCGTTCTACCGGCGGGCCCTCGACCGCGTCCGCGCGCTCCCGGGAGTCCGATCGGCGGCGGTCGTCAGCCAGCTTCCTCTCGGCAACGACTTCGACGCCTACGGCGTCCACGCGGAGGACCGGCCCAACGCGAATCCGGAAAACGACCCCTCGGCGGATCGTTTTTCGGTGAGCCCGGAGTATCTGGCGGCGATGGGGATCCCGCTTCGGAAGGGACGCGGGCTGACCGCGGCCGACCGGGCGGGGGCGAACCCGGTCGTCGTCGTGAACGAGACGCTCGCGCGCCGCTTCTGGGGAACCGCCGACGCCCTCGGCCGCCGCGTGAAGGTCGGCGGAACGGACGGGCCGTGGCGAACGATCGTCGGCATCGTCGGCGACGTGCGGCACCGGGGCCTGGACGTTCCCCCCTCGCCCCAGATCTACCTCCCCGAGGAACAGTTCCGGGCCGACAACGACATGACGCTGGTGATCCGGGCGGAGCGCGCTCCCGCCGCGGTGGCCGCCGCGGCGAGCCGCGCCGTTCGCGAGCTCGACCGCGACCAGGTCGTCGACGGCGTCGCCACGATGGAGCAGACGCGGGCGGCGTCGGCCGGACAGCGCCGGTTCGCGGCGGTGCTCCTGAACGTCTTTGCGGGAATCGCTCTCCTCCTCTCCGCGATCGGCATCTACGGCGTCGCCTCGAAGTCGGTCCTCCAGCGGAGCCGCGAGTTCGGCATCCGCATCGCGCTCGGCGCGACCCGCGGAAACATCCTCGGCCTCGTCGCGGGCGGGAGCGCCGGCCGTATCGCGGCGGGGGTCGCGCTCGGGCTCGCGGGCTCGCTCGCCGCCACGCGGCTCCTCGCCGGTCAGCTCTACGGGGTCGGCCCCCGCGACCCCGGGACGTTCGGCGTCGTCGCGGTGCTCGCGGCGGGCCTCGCACTGGCGTCCTCCCTCGTCCCGGCGCGCCGCGCGACGCGGCTCGACCCGGCGGCGGCCCTGCGGGAATCGTGA
- a CDS encoding ABC transporter permease — translation MMTDLVSDLRYAWRGLRRTPSFTAVAIATVALGIGINTAVLGVVNGVLLRPFPFPRPDRLVMIREDMPEKNMLGMTASPPNFLDWRAQNRSFSDLAAYARSSDPLTGSGEPEQVDYASTTGSFFSVLGVRPALGRVYSPAECAAGKDHVAVLSHALWLRRFGGRPDAVGSTIRLGGEPYTVIGVATADLVFPLGSHDLWTPLDFGPDVGRQRGAHYISVVGRLRDGVSLATAEAEMKGIAARLAAAYPDQDKGHTVSLRILKEQIVGKVKPALLVLTGAVTLVLLIACGNVANLLLARGARREREIAVRRALGAGRARIVRQLLTESMLLAAAGTAAGVGLAVLADRWIARFGPTDIPRLAEAGIDGAVLAATAAIAAATAILFGLAPALRATASSLPASLRETAPGDRPARRRTRDFLVAAEMALALLLLAGAGLLVKSFANLVRVDPGFRPDHVLTFDLSLDAKYKDPASRSAFYRDLLARLDRIPGVRASGAVFCAPLSTSSFSSSFTVEGAPVAKSDEPSMNLRVVSPDYFSTMRIPLVAGRLFTDHDRRGGQRVLLITRSAARRFWPNGDAIGKYLRMGARPVKENVEGTIVGIVGDTRDESLSEEPAPAAYFPLDQVGVSGLTVVVRTVQRPETAGRAVRDAVGRMDADLPVVGMTSMEEVVSRSVSAPRFYAFLLAVFSAAALALAAIGIYGVLSYAVAARTREIGVRIAIGARRRDVVAMVLGGAARLAGIGLAAGLAGALLLTRLLSGILFGVKPFDPATYAAVSGILFAVALIAALLPARRASSIDPMAALRQE, via the coding sequence ATGATGACGGACCTGGTCTCGGACCTTCGTTACGCCTGGCGCGGCCTCCGGCGGACTCCCTCGTTCACCGCGGTCGCGATCGCGACCGTCGCCCTCGGGATCGGCATCAACACGGCGGTCCTGGGAGTCGTCAACGGCGTCCTCCTCCGGCCGTTCCCGTTCCCGCGTCCCGACCGCCTCGTGATGATCCGCGAGGACATGCCGGAGAAGAACATGCTCGGGATGACCGCATCCCCCCCGAACTTCCTCGACTGGCGCGCGCAGAACCGGTCGTTCTCGGACCTCGCCGCCTACGCGCGGAGCTCGGATCCGCTGACCGGATCGGGAGAACCCGAGCAGGTGGACTACGCCTCGACGACGGGCTCGTTCTTCTCCGTTCTCGGGGTGCGGCCGGCGCTCGGCCGCGTGTACTCCCCGGCGGAGTGCGCGGCCGGCAAGGACCACGTCGCCGTCCTGAGCCACGCGTTGTGGCTGCGCCGGTTCGGCGGGCGGCCCGACGCGGTCGGCTCGACGATCCGCCTCGGGGGCGAACCGTACACCGTGATCGGCGTGGCCACGGCGGACCTCGTTTTTCCGCTCGGAAGCCACGACCTGTGGACGCCGCTCGACTTCGGTCCGGACGTCGGGCGCCAGCGGGGAGCCCATTACATTTCGGTCGTCGGCCGTCTCCGCGACGGGGTGTCGCTCGCCACCGCGGAGGCCGAGATGAAGGGGATCGCGGCGCGTCTGGCGGCGGCGTATCCCGACCAGGACAAGGGACATACCGTCTCCCTCCGCATCCTCAAGGAACAGATCGTCGGGAAGGTGAAGCCCGCGCTCCTCGTCCTGACCGGCGCGGTCACCCTCGTGCTGCTGATCGCATGCGGGAACGTCGCGAACCTGCTGCTCGCCCGGGGGGCCCGGCGCGAGCGCGAGATCGCCGTGCGACGGGCGCTCGGCGCGGGACGCGCCCGGATCGTCCGCCAGCTGCTCACGGAATCGATGCTGCTCGCGGCGGCCGGGACCGCGGCCGGCGTGGGCCTCGCGGTCCTGGCCGACCGATGGATCGCCCGCTTCGGCCCGACGGACATCCCGCGGCTCGCGGAAGCGGGGATCGACGGCGCGGTGCTCGCCGCGACGGCGGCGATCGCCGCCGCGACCGCGATCCTCTTCGGGCTCGCGCCGGCGCTCCGCGCGACCGCGTCGAGCCTTCCGGCTTCTCTCCGGGAAACCGCGCCCGGCGACCGTCCTGCCCGCCGGCGGACGCGCGATTTCCTCGTCGCCGCCGAGATGGCGCTCGCGCTCCTGCTCCTCGCCGGGGCCGGGCTCCTCGTCAAGAGCTTCGCGAACCTCGTGCGCGTCGATCCCGGCTTCCGGCCGGACCACGTCCTCACCTTCGACCTTTCGCTCGACGCGAAGTACAAGGATCCCGCCTCGCGTTCGGCGTTCTACCGGGACCTCCTCGCCCGGCTCGACCGCATCCCCGGGGTGCGGGCGTCGGGCGCCGTCTTCTGCGCGCCGCTCTCGACCTCGAGCTTCAGCAGTTCGTTCACGGTCGAGGGCGCTCCGGTCGCGAAATCCGACGAGCCGTCGATGAACCTCCGCGTCGTCTCCCCCGATTACTTCTCGACGATGCGGATCCCCCTCGTCGCCGGGCGGCTGTTCACGGATCACGACCGCCGGGGCGGACAGCGCGTGCTCCTGATCACCCGATCCGCCGCCCGCCGGTTCTGGCCGAACGGGGACGCGATCGGGAAATACCTCCGAATGGGGGCGCGACCGGTGAAGGAGAACGTCGAAGGAACGATCGTCGGCATCGTCGGCGACACGCGCGACGAGTCCCTCTCCGAGGAGCCCGCGCCCGCCGCCTACTTTCCGCTCGACCAGGTCGGGGTCTCCGGCCTGACCGTCGTCGTCCGGACCGTGCAGCGGCCCGAAACGGCGGGACGGGCGGTCCGGGACGCCGTCGGCCGCATGGACGCGGACCTACCGGTGGTGGGGATGACGTCCATGGAAGAGGTCGTCTCCCGGTCGGTTTCGGCGCCGCGCTTCTACGCGTTCCTGCTCGCGGTCTTCTCCGCCGCGGCGCTCGCCCTCGCCGCGATCGGGATCTACGGCGTCCTCTCCTACGCCGTCGCGGCGCGCACGCGCGAGATCGGCGTCCGGATCGCGATCGGCGCCCGGCGGCGCGACGTGGTCGCGATGGTCCTCGGCGGAGCGGCCCGGCTCGCGGGGATCGGGCTCGCCGCCGGGCTGGCGGGAGCGCTCCTGCTGACGCGTCTCCTCTCCGGGATCCTCTTCGGCGTGAAGCCGTTCGACCCGGCGACCTACGCGGCGGTCTCCGGGATCCTCTTCGCCGTCGCGCTGATCGCGGCGCTCCTTCCCGCGCGCCGCGCCTCGTCGATCGACCCGATGGCCGCCCTTCGACAGGAGTGA
- a CDS encoding ABC transporter permease — translation MSGLLQDVRFALRGFRRRPGFTALAVLILALGTGANTAIFSVAKSVLLDPLPYPEARRLVRLAETRRDGSEISVSYPNYLDWRDRNRSFESLAAFTGTSTTLPGAPPERLNAHVVSGNFFATLRLPAFLGRTLEPADDLPGAPPVVFVSHALWERRFGADRSIVGRPLVIGGSARTVVGIAPPNVRFYDYGDADLWTPLGPWARDPGSDVMMRQSHPGLYAIGRLRPGVSLAAARSDMELVRRRLAAAYPAENGKNGIELESLQESVVGDVRPALLIVSGSALLLLLMACANISNLLMARWSERRREIGIRLAIGAARRQLVRQLLTESVVLAAAGALAGLVLAQALLRVVVSSRTIEIARLDEVKLDGGVLAVLAAVTLAIGILFGLVPALRSARSPNLLARREGDGPRRGRVAATLIAGEIALCLVLLCGTGLLGRSFWALLRVDPGFVPSHLLTARLDAPEEASNPARGPGFFDAVLAESRRLPGVTRASAVNPLPLGSGDRQDGIVVEGRPEPPAANVPSTDVAIVAPDYFSTMRIPVLRGRSLLPTDDAGKPLVAVVSAAAARRFWPGEDPLGRRFTNAREGTGKPRPWFTVVGVAGDVRLAVDTAPTSEIYYAAAQRPMSAMTLVIRTSVPPRRIAETLAAAVRRVDPRQPLYRVASLEEVADRSLAGRRFLLVLLGGFTAVGLALSAGGLWGVVGRIVAGRTREIGIRMALGATRREVVAGVVRRIVPAVAIGIAAGLAAAYAARGVLRSVLFGVSAGDPAVFAAVPAILVAVAMAAAYFPARRAARIDPMKALREE, via the coding sequence ATGAGCGGTCTGCTCCAGGACGTGCGATTCGCGCTGCGCGGCTTCCGCAGGCGGCCGGGATTCACCGCGCTCGCCGTTCTGATCCTGGCGCTCGGAACGGGCGCGAACACCGCGATCTTCTCGGTCGCGAAGAGCGTCCTGCTCGACCCCCTCCCCTACCCCGAGGCGCGGAGGCTCGTCCGACTGGCCGAGACGCGCCGGGACGGCTCGGAAATCTCGGTTTCGTATCCGAATTATCTCGACTGGCGAGACCGAAACCGCTCCTTCGAGTCGCTCGCGGCGTTCACGGGAACGAGCACGACCCTCCCCGGCGCTCCGCCGGAAAGGCTCAACGCGCATGTCGTCTCCGGCAATTTCTTCGCGACCCTGCGTCTGCCGGCGTTTCTCGGACGCACGCTCGAACCGGCCGACGATCTTCCCGGAGCGCCGCCGGTCGTCTTCGTTTCCCACGCGCTCTGGGAACGGCGCTTCGGCGCGGACCGCTCGATCGTCGGGCGTCCGCTGGTGATCGGCGGGTCGGCCCGGACGGTCGTCGGCATTGCCCCGCCGAACGTCCGGTTCTACGACTACGGCGACGCCGACCTGTGGACGCCCCTCGGACCGTGGGCCCGTGACCCCGGTTCCGACGTGATGATGCGCCAGAGCCATCCCGGCCTCTATGCCATCGGCCGCCTCCGGCCCGGCGTGTCGCTGGCGGCGGCCCGCTCCGACATGGAGCTCGTGCGCCGGCGGCTGGCGGCGGCGTACCCCGCCGAAAACGGAAAGAACGGCATCGAACTCGAGTCGCTCCAGGAGAGCGTGGTCGGAGACGTCCGTCCCGCCCTCCTCATCGTTTCGGGCTCCGCCCTGCTGCTCCTCCTCATGGCGTGCGCGAACATCTCGAACCTGCTGATGGCGCGCTGGTCGGAGCGACGACGTGAGATCGGGATCCGCCTCGCGATCGGCGCGGCGCGACGGCAGCTCGTCCGGCAGCTCCTGACGGAGAGCGTGGTGCTCGCGGCCGCCGGCGCCCTCGCCGGGCTCGTTCTGGCGCAGGCTCTCCTTCGCGTCGTCGTGTCGTCGCGGACGATCGAGATCGCGCGCCTGGACGAGGTGAAGCTCGACGGAGGCGTTCTCGCGGTCCTCGCCGCCGTCACGCTGGCGATTGGAATCCTCTTCGGGCTCGTCCCCGCGCTCCGTTCCGCCAGGAGCCCGAACCTCCTCGCCCGCCGCGAGGGAGACGGCCCCCGCCGCGGGCGCGTCGCGGCGACGCTCATCGCCGGCGAGATCGCGCTGTGCCTCGTCCTCCTTTGCGGGACGGGGCTGCTCGGGCGGAGCTTCTGGGCGCTCCTTCGGGTCGACCCGGGATTCGTGCCGTCCCACCTCCTCACCGCGCGGCTCGACGCTCCGGAAGAGGCGTCGAACCCGGCCCGGGGGCCCGGCTTCTTCGACGCGGTGCTGGCCGAATCTCGCCGCCTGCCGGGCGTCACCCGGGCATCCGCCGTCAATCCGCTCCCGCTCGGCTCCGGAGACCGTCAGGATGGAATCGTCGTCGAAGGCCGTCCGGAACCACCCGCGGCGAACGTTCCCTCGACCGACGTCGCGATTGTCGCGCCCGACTATTTCTCGACGATGCGGATTCCGGTGCTCCGCGGCCGCTCCCTGCTCCCGACCGACGACGCCGGGAAACCTCTCGTCGCCGTCGTGAGCGCCGCGGCGGCCCGGCGATTCTGGCCCGGCGAGGACCCGCTGGGGCGGCGCTTCACGAACGCCCGGGAGGGAACGGGCAAGCCGCGTCCCTGGTTCACCGTCGTGGGAGTCGCCGGAGACGTGCGCCTCGCCGTCGACACGGCGCCGACGAGCGAGATCTACTACGCCGCGGCGCAGCGGCCCATGAGCGCCATGACCCTCGTCATTCGGACGAGCGTCCCGCCGCGCAGGATCGCCGAGACCCTCGCCGCGGCGGTTCGGCGCGTCGATCCGAGGCAGCCGCTCTATCGAGTCGCGTCCCTGGAAGAGGTGGCGGACCGCTCTCTCGCCGGACGACGTTTCCTCCTCGTGCTCCTCGGCGGTTTCACCGCGGTCGGATTGGCGCTCTCGGCAGGCGGCCTCTGGGGCGTCGTCGGCCGGATCGTGGCCGGCCGCACCCGGGAGATCGGAATCCGGATGGCGCTCGGCGCCACGCGAAGGGAGGTCGTGGCCGGCGTCGTGCGAAGGATCGTTCCCGCGGTCGCGATCGGAATCGCGGCCGGGCTCGCGGCGGCTTACGCCGCCCGGGGCGTGCTGCGTTCCGTGCTCTTCGGCGTTTCGGCGGGAGACCCCGCGGTCTTCGCCGCCGTGCCCGCAATCCTCGTCGCGGTGGCGATGGCCGCCGCCTACTTTCCCGCCCGCCGCGCGGCGCGCATCGATCCGATGAAGGCCTTGAGAGAAGAGTGA